From the genome of Streptomyces sp. V1I1, one region includes:
- a CDS encoding peptidase: MSVGIRIVDAPVSRRDDERAHRYIIDHVKPDQQIRRRIAVTNLSDTRRRVQLYPAAAAVRKDGFTFAPGRTGNELTSWVTLEHSELVLAPDETATVWTEITVANDATGGEHYGVLWAEISPQHDPSEQVRNAARAGVRIYLSVGPGGAPRSDFHIKDLTGTRAADGVPVVTARVKNTGGRALDLTGKLTLSDGPGGLSAGPFNVKAGTIGPGHSKLAKTTLNPRLPDGEWTARLTLASGLVTRETTGRITIGTKPTPQREGNTQNAILTVGSLVSVAAALLAAYAYRRRNRFR, from the coding sequence GTGAGCGTCGGCATCCGGATCGTCGACGCGCCGGTCAGCCGCCGCGACGACGAGCGCGCCCACCGGTACATCATCGATCACGTCAAACCGGACCAGCAGATCCGCAGGCGGATCGCGGTCACCAACCTGTCGGACACACGACGCCGCGTACAGCTCTACCCCGCGGCCGCCGCGGTCCGCAAGGACGGCTTCACCTTCGCCCCCGGTCGTACCGGCAACGAGCTCACCAGCTGGGTGACGCTCGAGCACAGCGAACTCGTCCTGGCCCCCGACGAGACGGCGACAGTGTGGACCGAGATCACCGTGGCGAATGATGCGACCGGCGGCGAACACTACGGTGTCCTCTGGGCGGAGATCAGTCCCCAGCACGACCCCTCAGAGCAAGTACGCAACGCGGCCCGCGCAGGGGTGCGCATCTATCTGTCCGTCGGGCCCGGCGGGGCACCGCGGTCGGACTTCCACATCAAAGATCTGACTGGCACCCGCGCCGCAGACGGCGTACCGGTAGTCACCGCCCGGGTGAAGAACACCGGCGGGCGGGCCCTCGACCTCACGGGCAAACTCACGCTGTCAGATGGGCCAGGCGGCCTGTCCGCAGGCCCGTTCAACGTCAAGGCAGGCACCATCGGCCCGGGCCACTCCAAGCTGGCAAAGACCACACTCAACCCGCGTCTGCCAGACGGTGAGTGGACTGCACGACTGACCCTCGCCAGTGGACTCGTCACACGAGAGACCACCGGCCGCATCACCATCGGCACGAAGCCGACCCCCCAGCGCGAAGGGAACACCCAGAACGCCATACTCACGGTCGGCAGCCTCGTTTCGGTTGCCGCAGCGCTGCTCGCCGCCTACGCATACCGCCGCCGCAACCGCTTCCGCTGA
- a CDS encoding DUF6227 family protein codes for MNDRYETTETQLERLLGRALNSFDLPDATVERLESALAHASSLHSSHHSAALHRATYRHAYLLSDGSSLVLWELVHNTGRGGAEQHELYTEESEARLAASRLPAGFPGFAGPDAGPGWDPGADPGADLDADLELLASLMATPPAPLPRTYVPDNSADHARRVLRRAENADRPGEETARLLRAAFAHHITQVFGRQYRVEGRDAGFTLYEHAFLLLDGTETSLWEVEHTATPDGRHMCEVYGTEHTAREAMELRARVR; via the coding sequence TTGAACGATCGGTACGAGACAACCGAGACGCAGCTCGAGCGACTCCTGGGTCGGGCGCTCAACTCCTTCGACCTGCCCGACGCCACGGTCGAAAGACTCGAGTCGGCGCTGGCGCACGCCAGTTCGCTGCACTCCTCGCACCACAGCGCGGCGCTGCACCGCGCGACGTACCGCCATGCCTATCTGCTCAGCGACGGCAGCTCGCTCGTCCTATGGGAGCTGGTGCACAACACCGGGCGCGGCGGCGCTGAGCAGCACGAGCTGTACACCGAGGAGTCGGAGGCCCGCCTCGCCGCCTCACGGCTGCCCGCCGGTTTCCCGGGCTTCGCCGGACCGGACGCGGGCCCCGGCTGGGATCCGGGCGCCGATCCCGGCGCCGACCTGGACGCCGATCTGGAGCTTCTCGCCAGCCTGATGGCGACGCCGCCGGCCCCGCTCCCCCGGACGTACGTCCCGGACAACTCCGCGGACCACGCCCGCCGCGTGCTGCGCCGCGCGGAGAACGCGGACCGGCCGGGCGAAGAGACCGCGCGCCTGCTGCGGGCGGCGTTCGCCCACCACATCACGCAGGTCTTCGGCCGCCAGTACCGGGTGGAGGGCAGGGACGCGGGCTTCACCCTCTACGAGCACGCGTTCTTGCTGCTGGACGGGACGGAGACGAGCCTGTGGGAGGTGGAGCACACGGCGACGCCGGACGGCCGCCATATGTGCGAGGTGTACGGCACGGAGCACACCGCGCGGGAGGCGATGGAGCTCCGGGCGCGGGTGCGTTAG
- a CDS encoding P1 family peptidase — protein sequence MDRNDAPADGPAGGPAEGGLTDVAGLRVGHARVPGERALSGTTVVLAPTGGAIAAVDVRGGGPGTRETDALDPRNLVQRVEAVVLTGGSAYGLDSAAGVMAWLEEQGRGVRVGPDPSHVVPVVPAACVFDLGRGGDWLARPDAATGRAAVEAAARTEEGAPVEEGGVGAGTGAAVGQLKGGIGTASTVLDSGITVAALVVANAAGSAVDPRTGALYGQYFAGRVTYPSPDVHAAAQLRLTEAREKSGPPPLNTTLAVVATDADLTRAQAQKLAGTAHDGIARAVRPVHLLNDGDTVFTLATGAVPLDAANPLALNEVLAASANVVMRAIVRAVLTAEGVEGPGGVFPAYRDLYGIN from the coding sequence ATGGACAGGAATGATGCTCCGGCAGACGGGCCGGCCGGCGGACCGGCAGAAGGTGGGCTCACGGACGTAGCCGGCCTGCGGGTCGGCCACGCGCGCGTGCCCGGCGAGCGTGCCCTCAGCGGCACCACCGTCGTGCTCGCCCCCACGGGCGGAGCGATCGCCGCCGTCGATGTACGCGGCGGTGGCCCCGGCACCCGGGAGACGGACGCCCTCGACCCCCGCAATCTGGTCCAGCGCGTCGAGGCGGTCGTACTGACCGGCGGCAGCGCGTACGGCCTCGACTCCGCCGCCGGCGTGATGGCCTGGCTGGAGGAGCAGGGCCGCGGCGTCCGCGTCGGCCCCGACCCCTCGCACGTGGTGCCGGTCGTCCCGGCCGCCTGCGTCTTCGACCTGGGGCGCGGCGGCGACTGGCTGGCCAGACCGGACGCCGCGACGGGACGCGCCGCGGTGGAGGCGGCAGCCCGTACGGAGGAGGGCGCGCCGGTCGAGGAGGGCGGCGTCGGCGCGGGCACGGGCGCGGCCGTCGGGCAGCTCAAGGGCGGGATCGGCACCGCGAGCACGGTCCTGGACTCCGGGATCACCGTCGCCGCGCTCGTCGTGGCCAACGCCGCGGGCTCGGCCGTCGATCCGCGGACGGGCGCGCTGTACGGGCAGTACTTCGCGGGCCGCGTCACCTACCCCTCCCCCGACGTCCACGCCGCGGCCCAGCTCCGCCTCACCGAGGCGCGCGAGAAGAGCGGGCCGCCCCCGCTCAACACCACACTCGCCGTCGTCGCCACCGACGCCGACCTCACCCGCGCCCAGGCGCAGAAGCTCGCGGGCACGGCGCACGACGGCATCGCCCGCGCCGTACGCCCCGTCCATCTGCTCAACGACGGGGACACCGTCTTCACCCTCGCCACGGGCGCCGTCCCACTCGACGCCGCCAACCCGCTCGCGCTCAACGAGGTGCTCGCGGCGAGCGCGAACGTTGTGATGCGGGCGATCGTACGGGCGGTACTCACGGCCGAGGGGGTCGAGGGACCGGGCGGGGTGTTTCCTGCGTACCGGGACCTGTACGGCATCAACTGA
- a CDS encoding low temperature requirement protein A: protein MTPRSRDEAHRAATPLELFFDLCFVVAVAQAGMQLVHALAEGHPGTGIIGYGYVFFGVWWAWMNFTWFASAYDVDDVPYRIATLVQISGVLVYAAGVPRAFNDNDWTVAVIGYLIMRVALTTQWLRAAASEAGPARRTALEYTASLVVCQLAWVGLLFVPDGAKRWLFIALAAAELLIPLVAERNQQTPWHPHHIVERYGLFTIIVLGETMFASTIAVQSALDQNEALGELLPIAGGGLLIVFSAWWIYFAVPAHERLVSNRQAIPWGYGHVLIFGSAAAIGAGIEVSIEHVVGKAHISAVAANAAVTVPVALFLFTVWLLHARHFKRTLPQQLTLPVATLAVLACTFAGDWGVLAAGLVTAATVAVGVTLATRQTVTA, encoded by the coding sequence ATGACCCCCCGCAGCCGCGACGAGGCGCACCGCGCCGCCACACCGCTGGAGCTCTTCTTCGACCTCTGCTTCGTCGTCGCGGTGGCGCAGGCCGGTATGCAGCTCGTCCACGCGCTCGCCGAGGGCCACCCGGGCACCGGCATCATCGGCTACGGCTATGTCTTCTTCGGCGTGTGGTGGGCCTGGATGAACTTCACCTGGTTCGCCTCGGCGTACGACGTCGACGACGTGCCGTACCGGATCGCGACCCTGGTCCAGATCTCCGGAGTACTGGTCTACGCGGCCGGGGTGCCCCGCGCCTTCAACGACAACGACTGGACCGTCGCCGTCATCGGCTATCTGATCATGCGGGTCGCGCTGACGACCCAGTGGCTGCGGGCGGCGGCCTCGGAGGCGGGACCGGCCCGGAGGACCGCGCTCGAGTACACCGCGAGCCTCGTGGTCTGCCAGCTGGCCTGGGTGGGGCTGCTGTTCGTGCCCGACGGGGCCAAACGGTGGCTGTTCATCGCCCTGGCCGCCGCGGAGCTGCTGATCCCGCTGGTCGCCGAGCGGAACCAGCAGACCCCGTGGCACCCGCACCACATCGTCGAGCGCTACGGACTGTTCACGATCATCGTGCTGGGCGAGACGATGTTCGCGAGCACCATCGCCGTACAGTCCGCGCTCGACCAGAACGAGGCCCTCGGCGAGCTGCTGCCCATCGCGGGCGGCGGGCTGCTGATCGTCTTCTCCGCGTGGTGGATCTACTTCGCCGTACCGGCGCACGAGCGGCTGGTCTCCAACCGGCAGGCCATTCCATGGGGCTACGGACACGTCCTGATCTTCGGGTCCGCGGCAGCGATCGGCGCGGGCATCGAGGTCTCGATCGAACACGTGGTGGGCAAGGCGCACATCTCCGCGGTCGCGGCGAATGCCGCCGTCACCGTCCCGGTCGCCCTCTTCCTGTTCACGGTCTGGCTGCTGCACGCACGTCACTTCAAACGCACCCTCCCACAGCAACTCACCCTGCCCGTCGCGACCCTGGCAGTCCTCGCCTGCACATTCGCGGGGGACTGGGGCGTCCTCGCCGCAGGGCTCGTCACCGCGGCGACGGTCGCGGTGGGTGTGACACTCGCCACCCGCCAGACGGTCACCGCGTGA
- the mscL gene encoding large conductance mechanosensitive channel protein MscL, which translates to MSEKKVSVVEGFKTFLMRGNVIDLAVAVVIGAAFTQIVNSVVKGVINPVVGAFGTKELDSYNSCLKGSCKTVNGEVDGIQILWGSVLSATLTFLITAAVVYFLMVLPMSKYLARRAEREAAKEGAKEVVELTELEVLKEIRDAVVAQRRSGHDE; encoded by the coding sequence GTGAGCGAGAAGAAGGTCAGCGTCGTGGAAGGCTTCAAGACCTTTCTGATGCGCGGCAATGTGATCGACCTGGCCGTCGCCGTGGTCATCGGCGCGGCGTTCACCCAGATCGTGAACTCCGTGGTGAAGGGCGTGATCAACCCGGTGGTCGGCGCGTTCGGGACGAAGGAGCTCGACTCCTACAACTCCTGCCTGAAGGGCAGCTGCAAGACGGTGAACGGCGAGGTGGACGGCATCCAGATCCTGTGGGGCTCGGTGCTCAGCGCCACGCTCACCTTCCTGATCACCGCGGCCGTCGTCTACTTCCTGATGGTGCTGCCCATGTCCAAGTACCTGGCCAGGAGGGCCGAGCGGGAGGCCGCCAAGGAAGGCGCGAAGGAAGTGGTCGAGCTGACCGAGCTCGAGGTCCTGAAGGAGATCCGCGACGCGGTCGTGGCGCAGCGCCGCTCGGGCCACGACGAGTAG
- a CDS encoding RcpC/CpaB family pilus assembly protein, with the protein MSLLPPSPAPEPLGVPPFAPLRVHGGAHRLQRAMRRRRRALAAGLAMTAAALAASGARGADGSGTESLAAAPQRERRPAAEMVSAPVRIADAATVRLLRPGDRVDVIAAANSPTGQGSEARVVASGARVAEVPGTREPSAEGSSPDGGALVVLSVPRATAAALAGAGATSRLAVTVC; encoded by the coding sequence ATGTCGCTTCTCCCTCCCTCCCCCGCGCCCGAGCCTCTAGGTGTGCCCCCGTTCGCTCCGCTGCGGGTGCACGGCGGAGCGCATCGGCTGCAGCGGGCGATGCGACGGCGAAGGCGGGCGCTGGCGGCCGGTCTCGCCATGACGGCGGCGGCGCTTGCCGCTTCGGGTGCCCGCGGCGCGGACGGTTCGGGGACGGAGTCGCTCGCCGCGGCACCGCAGCGCGAGCGCCGGCCCGCCGCCGAGATGGTGTCGGCTCCGGTGCGTATCGCGGATGCCGCGACAGTACGGCTGCTGCGCCCGGGAGACCGGGTGGATGTGATCGCCGCCGCCAACTCCCCTACGGGGCAAGGGTCCGAGGCACGAGTGGTGGCGTCGGGAGCCCGGGTGGCCGAAGTCCCGGGTACGCGCGAGCCGTCAGCTGAGGGCTCTTCTCCGGACGGCGGTGCGCTGGTTGTGCTGTCCGTTCCACGGGCGACGGCCGCGGCGCTGGCGGGCGCGGGGGCGACATCCCGGCTGGCGGTGACAGTGTGCTGA
- a CDS encoding S-methyl-5'-thioadenosine phosphorylase, whose product MATNASNASNASNASNASNASNASNANAEIGVIGGSGFYSFLEDVTEIQVDTPYGSPSDSLFLGEIAGRRVAFLPRHGRGHHLPPHRINYRANLWALRSVGVRQVLGPCAVGGLRPEYGPGTLLVPDQFVDRTQSRVQTFYDGLPLPDGTIPNVVHVSPADPYCPDGRKAALEAARGRNWEPVDGGTMVVVEGPRFSTRAESRWYAAMGWSVVGMTGHPEAVLARELALCYTSMALVTDLDAGAVSGEGVSHEEVMEVFAANVDRLRAVLFDAVAGLPADGDRDCLCTRALGGVDPGFQLP is encoded by the coding sequence ATGGCGACCAACGCGAGTAACGCGAGTAACGCGAGTAACGCGAGTAACGCGAGTAACGCGAGTAACGCGAGTAACGCGAACGCAGAGATCGGTGTGATCGGCGGCTCGGGCTTCTACTCCTTCCTGGAGGATGTCACCGAGATCCAGGTGGACACCCCCTACGGCAGTCCCAGCGACTCGCTGTTCCTCGGCGAGATCGCCGGGCGGCGGGTCGCCTTCCTGCCTCGGCACGGACGCGGCCACCATCTGCCGCCGCACCGCATCAACTACCGCGCCAATCTGTGGGCGCTTCGGTCAGTGGGCGTACGGCAGGTGCTGGGCCCGTGCGCTGTGGGCGGACTGCGGCCGGAGTACGGGCCGGGGACGCTGCTCGTACCGGATCAGTTCGTGGACCGTACGCAGTCGCGTGTGCAGACGTTCTACGACGGGCTGCCGCTGCCGGACGGGACCATTCCGAACGTCGTGCATGTGTCACCGGCCGATCCGTACTGCCCCGACGGGCGCAAGGCGGCGCTGGAGGCGGCGCGCGGGCGGAACTGGGAGCCGGTGGACGGCGGGACGATGGTGGTGGTCGAGGGACCGCGCTTCTCGACCCGGGCGGAGTCGCGGTGGTACGCGGCGATGGGCTGGTCGGTGGTCGGCATGACCGGGCACCCGGAGGCGGTGCTCGCCCGTGAGCTGGCGCTCTGCTACACGTCGATGGCGCTGGTGACGGACCTGGACGCGGGTGCCGTGTCGGGCGAAGGAGTCTCCCACGAGGAGGTGATGGAGGTCTTCGCCGCCAATGTGGACCGGCTGCGGGCGGTGCTGTTCGACGCGGTGGCGGGGCTGCCGGCGGACGGGGACCGGGACTGTCTGTGCACGCGGGCGCTGGGCGGCGTCGATCCGGGGTTTCAGCTGCCGTAA
- a CDS encoding FmdB family zinc ribbon protein → MPTYQYQCTECGEGLEAVQKFTDDALTVCPSCDGRLKKVFSAVGIVFKGSGFYRNDSRGSSSSSSPASTSGAKASDSKSSDPKPAASTSSSSSSSGSSGSSSSSSSSTSSSGSSAA, encoded by the coding sequence GTGCCGACCTACCAGTACCAGTGCACCGAATGTGGCGAGGGCCTCGAGGCGGTGCAGAAGTTCACCGATGACGCCCTGACCGTGTGCCCGAGCTGCGACGGACGCCTGAAGAAGGTGTTCTCGGCGGTCGGCATCGTGTTCAAGGGGTCCGGCTTCTACCGGAACGACAGCCGTGGGTCGTCATCGAGCAGCTCGCCGGCGTCGACGTCGGGCGCGAAGGCTTCCGACTCCAAGTCGTCGGACCCGAAGCCTGCGGCTTCGACGTCGTCCTCTTCCTCGTCGTCGGGTTCTTCGGGCTCGTCGAGCTCTTCGAGTTCGTCCACGAGCTCCAGCGGCAGCTCCGCCGCCTGA
- a CDS encoding MFS transporter, with translation MASTVETRPGYGLLLRTPGAWTFLLPGFLARQPFAMLTIGIVLLIQHTTGSYGSAGAVAAFTGVSMALFAPQSGKLADRFGQRAVLLPGVLVHTASVSALTALALADAPIWALFAAAVPTGASVPQIGPMVRARWAAMLGGGTSQAEGFGGGSPLMSTAAAFESVTDEFTFVVGPVLATALCTGVHPAAGLIAEAALTLAGGLFFAAQSRTQPAVRPAATAAEPHASALSIPGVRVLAVAFLGIGSVFGGMQVALTAFSEEIGNPGVNGLLYGIFAAGNMLAGIACGAIAWKSGPRRRMVLGYAGLTLAASALWAVHSVALLAGLGLLVGLCIAPALISGYTLVETLVPASARTEAFTWLTGAVALGQAAAVTVAGQLTDEHGASAGFLVPLVGTVLALVTLVALRSRLSARASGRIAARGMGHRVPVAVD, from the coding sequence GTGGCATCCACGGTCGAGACCCGCCCTGGGTATGGGCTGCTCCTGCGCACCCCCGGCGCCTGGACATTCCTGCTCCCCGGCTTTCTGGCACGCCAGCCCTTCGCGATGCTGACCATCGGCATCGTCCTGCTGATCCAGCACACCACCGGTTCCTACGGCAGCGCCGGCGCCGTCGCCGCCTTCACCGGTGTCTCCATGGCGCTGTTCGCACCGCAGAGCGGCAAGCTCGCGGACCGATTCGGGCAGCGGGCCGTCCTGCTGCCGGGCGTGCTGGTGCACACCGCTTCCGTATCCGCCCTGACAGCGCTCGCGCTGGCGGACGCGCCTATTTGGGCGCTGTTCGCGGCAGCCGTGCCGACCGGTGCGTCCGTACCGCAGATCGGCCCGATGGTGCGGGCCCGCTGGGCCGCCATGCTCGGTGGGGGCACCTCCCAGGCCGAAGGCTTCGGGGGAGGCTCGCCACTGATGTCCACGGCGGCGGCCTTCGAGTCCGTGACGGACGAGTTCACCTTCGTCGTCGGACCGGTGCTCGCGACCGCGCTGTGCACGGGCGTCCACCCGGCGGCGGGACTGATCGCCGAGGCGGCACTGACGCTGGCCGGCGGTCTCTTCTTCGCGGCCCAGAGCCGTACGCAGCCGGCGGTCCGGCCCGCGGCGACAGCCGCCGAGCCGCACGCCTCCGCCCTGTCCATTCCGGGAGTGCGGGTACTGGCCGTGGCCTTCCTCGGCATCGGCTCGGTCTTCGGCGGAATGCAGGTCGCACTGACCGCCTTCTCCGAGGAGATCGGCAACCCCGGGGTCAACGGTCTGCTGTACGGAATTTTCGCGGCCGGCAACATGCTGGCGGGCATCGCGTGCGGCGCGATCGCCTGGAAGAGCGGGCCGCGGCGGCGCATGGTGCTCGGCTACGCCGGGCTGACACTGGCGGCCTCCGCGCTGTGGGCGGTTCACTCCGTGGCACTGCTTGCGGGGCTCGGGCTGCTGGTCGGCCTGTGCATCGCGCCCGCCCTGATCAGCGGCTACACGCTGGTCGAGACCCTGGTGCCGGCTTCGGCCCGTACCGAGGCCTTCACCTGGCTGACGGGCGCGGTGGCGCTCGGCCAGGCGGCGGCCGTGACGGTGGCCGGACAGCTGACCGACGAGCACGGCGCGAGCGCCGGATTCCTGGTCCCCCTGGTGGGCACCGTGCTGGCCCTGGTCACCCTGGTCGCGCTGCGCTCGCGGCTCTCGGCGAGGGCTTCCGGGCGGATCGCGGCACGTGGGATGGGTCACCGAGTGCCGGTGGCGGTGGACTGA
- a CDS encoding potassium/proton antiporter, whose amino-acid sequence MTVHQLNELLLICSLVLLIAVAAVRISSRSGLPSLLLYLGIGIAIGQDGIFDVRFDDARLTQVIGYAALVVILAEGGLSTKWKEIKPALPAAVALSTVGVAVSVGVTAAGAHYLVGLEWRQALIIGAVVSSTDAAAVFSVLRKVPLPSRVTGVLEAESGFNDAPVVILVIAFSTAGPVDDWYVLIGKITLELAIGAAIGLATGWLGAFGLRHVALPASGLYPIAVMAIAVVAYAAGAMAHGSGFLAVYLASMVLGNSRLPHAPANRGFAEGLGWIAQIGMFVLLGLLVTPSELMGDFWPAVIVGMVLTVVARPLAVLVSLLPFRIPWQEQVLMSWAGLRGAVPIIFATIPMVFDIEGSDRVFNIVFVLVVVYTLVQGPTLPWLAKALRLRSTDPADLGIESAPLERLRGHLLSVTVPEESKMHGVEVAELRLPPGSAVTLVVRDGKSFVPLPSTVLRRGDELLVVATDPVRDAAERRLRAVGQGGKLADWLGTGGNGGGRSD is encoded by the coding sequence CTGACTGTCCACCAGCTCAATGAACTCCTGCTCATCTGCTCCCTCGTTCTGCTCATCGCCGTCGCGGCGGTGCGCATCTCGTCCCGCAGTGGGCTCCCCAGCCTGCTGCTGTATCTCGGGATCGGGATCGCCATCGGGCAGGACGGCATCTTCGACGTCAGGTTCGACGACGCCAGGCTGACGCAAGTGATCGGCTATGCCGCGCTTGTGGTGATCCTGGCCGAGGGTGGCCTGAGCACGAAGTGGAAGGAGATCAAACCCGCGTTGCCCGCGGCGGTCGCGCTGTCGACCGTTGGCGTCGCGGTGAGCGTGGGCGTCACGGCGGCGGGGGCTCACTATCTGGTCGGGCTGGAGTGGCGGCAGGCACTCATCATCGGCGCGGTGGTGTCCTCGACGGACGCCGCCGCGGTCTTCTCCGTACTGCGCAAGGTGCCGCTGCCGTCCCGGGTGACCGGTGTGCTGGAGGCCGAGTCGGGCTTCAACGACGCCCCCGTGGTCATCCTGGTGATCGCCTTCTCGACGGCGGGGCCGGTCGACGACTGGTACGTACTGATCGGGAAGATCACGCTGGAGCTGGCGATCGGCGCGGCCATCGGCCTGGCGACGGGCTGGCTGGGCGCCTTCGGGCTGCGGCATGTGGCGCTGCCCGCGTCCGGCCTGTATCCGATCGCGGTGATGGCGATCGCGGTGGTGGCGTACGCCGCCGGCGCCATGGCGCACGGCAGTGGATTCCTCGCGGTCTACCTCGCCTCGATGGTGCTGGGGAACTCCAGGCTCCCGCACGCGCCGGCGAACCGCGGATTCGCAGAGGGCCTCGGCTGGATCGCCCAGATCGGCATGTTCGTCCTGCTCGGCCTGCTGGTGACGCCGAGCGAGCTGATGGGCGACTTCTGGCCCGCGGTGATCGTGGGGATGGTGCTGACCGTGGTGGCGCGTCCGCTGGCGGTTCTCGTCAGCCTGCTGCCCTTCCGTATCCCGTGGCAGGAGCAGGTCCTGATGTCGTGGGCGGGGCTGCGCGGCGCCGTGCCCATCATTTTCGCGACCATCCCGATGGTCTTCGACATCGAGGGCAGCGACCGGGTCTTCAACATCGTCTTCGTTCTGGTCGTCGTCTACACCCTGGTGCAAGGGCCGACGCTGCCCTGGCTGGCGAAGGCACTGCGCCTGCGCTCGACCGACCCGGCCGATCTGGGCATCGAGTCGGCGCCACTGGAGCGGCTGCGCGGGCATCTGCTGTCGGTGACGGTCCCGGAGGAGTCGAAGATGCACGGCGTGGAGGTCGCGGAGCTTCGGCTGCCCCCGGGTTCCGCGGTGACCCTGGTCGTACGGGACGGGAAGAGCTTCGTACCGCTGCCGTCGACCGTGCTGCGGCGGGGCGACGAGCTGCTTGTGGTGGCGACGGATCCGGTACGGGACGCGGCGGAACGGCGACTGCGGGCGGTCGGACAGGGCGGAAAGCTGGCCGACTGGCTGGGGACGGGTGGAAACGGCGGAGGAAGATCCGACTAA